One segment of Desmodus rotundus isolate HL8 chromosome 6, HLdesRot8A.1, whole genome shotgun sequence DNA contains the following:
- the SEC61G gene encoding protein transport protein Sec61 subunit gamma, translating to MDQVMQFVEPSRQFVKDSIRLVKRCTKPDRKEFQKIAMATAIGFAIMGFIGFFVKLIHIPINNIIVGG from the exons ATGGACCAGGTAATGCAGTTCGTTGAGCCCAGCCGGCAGTTTGTGAAGGACTCAATTCGGCTGGTGAAAAGGTGCACCAAACCTGATAGAAAAG AGTTCCAGAAGATTGCCATGGCAACAGCAATAGGATTTGCTATAATGGGGTTCATTGGCTTTTTTGTGAAATTGATCCATATCCCCATTAATAACATCATTGT gGGTGGCTGA